The nucleotide sequence GAAAGGAAGTTAAGGATTCTGTATTGCAGTGTCGTATTGCAGGGATAAAGCCTGTTATGATAACCGGAGACCATAAAAATACAGCCTATGCCATAGGAAAAGAACTGGACATTTGCAAGGGCATTGACGAGGTAATAACCGGTGAAGAGTTGGATAGGCTCAGCGATAAAGAACTTTCTGCAAGGATAGATAAGCTGTCTATCTTTGCCAGGGTAAGTCCTCAACATAAGTTGAGGATAGTAAAAATTTTAAAGGCCAAGGGTAAAATTGTGGCCATGACCGGTGATGGGGTAAATGATGCGCCTGCGGTTAAAGAAGCGGACATAGGAATATCCATGGGCATATCCGGTACAGATGTAACCAAGGAAGCTTCTTCCATGATTTTAATGGATGACAACTTTGCTACAATAGTTGCGGCTGTGGAGGAAGGCCGAGTTATTTATAGGAATATAAGAAAGTTCATAAGATACTTGTTATCCTGTAATCTCGGTGAAGTTCTTACAATGTTCCTGGCTACCTTATTCTACCTTGATCCGCCCCTAAAGGCCATACAAATACTGTTTGTAAACCTAGCTACCGATGGCCTGCCTGCCATTGCTCTGGGAATAGACCCACCTGAAAAAGATATAATGTATGAGAGACCAAGAACCAAAAATGAGAGCATCTTTGCCAGAGGTCTCACTGAGAAGATCGTATTCCGTGGAGGACTTATCGGCATATGCACTGTATTTGCCTTCATCATTGCCAAAATGAAGGGCTACTCCTTACAATGCGGCAGAACCATTGCCCTAAGCACCCTGGTACTTTCACAGCTGATCCATGTTTTTGAGTGCAGGTCTGAGAAGCATTCATTGTTTGAAATCAATCCGTTGACAAATAAATATTTGATTGGCGCTGTATTGATCTCTGTTACCATGCTCATATCCATTATCTATGTGGTACCATTGCAAAAGGTATTCGACACAGTAGCCCTTGGATCCACCCAATGGTTCATAGTACTCTTCTTCTCAGGCATCATAGCCTTGATCAACAGCGTATACCTATATTTAAGGAGAAAGTAAAAAAAACGGAAGCTCAGCTTCCGTTTTTTTTATTGCATATCTATCTGAAACATGCATGTTCTATTTATATTTATACTGAACTTTGGTAGCCTTCTTTACAGCGTCACCGTCAACAGGGAACAGGTCCTTCTTTGTGGTAAGGTTCATAACGTTCAAAATCTCAATAATTTCTCTGTTTTCCTTACCTTTCTTACCCTTCAAACCCTGGATGATTACCAGATTACCTTGACTTACAGGGATAAACTTTGGCTTCTTAAACCATTTATTCTTCTTATAAACACAGGACACAACACCCTTGCTTCTATCCGGCTTTACAATTATTGAAACCTTTAGTTTATGAAAAATCCATAAGATCTTCTTTTCTTCAATTTTAACTGAAAGTATGTTTCCTCTTACTTGTGTTAGACGGTCTCCATATTTTTTCAGGTATGAGTTCTGATAATAGGTTGCTAATTTTTCTTTAAATCCCATATGTATGACTCCTTTTCATAAAAATTTATACTAAAGTTTATTTTAATAACTAATCTATTGATTGTGAATGAAAAATAACTGAATATGTTATTGATATGTCAAACTTCACATAATTATTCAATTTATTATATCATAATGTTGCTTTTATTAAAACAAGAATTTAATTTCTGGTCACTACAGAAAGAAAATACGAAACATTATCTTCATCACTGAACACACTGAAGACGCTGAATTACGCGGAAGAGATTTATATTTTTAACACTGAATTTAACAGAGGACACTGAGAACACGGAAGGAGCATCCTTTAAGCCACCTTCCGCGTCCTCAGTGTTCTCCGTGGATTCCGTGTTTAAATTTTTTAAACTTGACAATTTTCTTTAATTATACCGTAGTCCAATTGAATAAAAATTAAAAATTAGAGCATTTGCATAGTAACACCTTTAATAATATAATAGAATATGATATCATAAACTATAGAAGTATTGGAAAATAATCCAAGTACAGCAAGAGGAAATTTGTATAACAGATTTAAATATAAGGGAGTGTAATTATGTGTTTAGGAGTTCCACTAAGGATAGTGAGTATTGAAAATGACAAAGAAGCAGTAGGAGAAATGAATGGAATTAAGAAAAAGATTAGGATAGATCTATTGCCGGACATTAAGTCCGGGGATTATGTAATGGTGCACGCAGGCTTTGCCCTGGAGAAAATCGATGAAAGTTTAGCCAAGGATACTATGGATGCCCTGGAAGAAGTGCGAAAAATGGTGGCAGATAAATAGCGGGAGATGGAGCAATGGATATACAAGAGTTAAAGCGAAAGATTGAGTTTATAAACAGCTATAAGGAAAGGGTCAATATAATGGAAGTCTGTGGTACCCACACCATGGCTATCGGTAAGCATGGGATAAGAGGATTGTTAGCAAGTAATATCAACCTGCTTTCTGGGCCAGGCTGTCCCGTATGTGTAACACCGGACCACTATATAGATTATATCTATGATCTTGCAGTAAACAAGAATTGCCTAATTGCAACTTACGGGGATATGATAAGGGTGCCGGGGACAGAGAGACATATTTCCCTTGAAAAGGCCAAGGCCCTAGGAGCAGAGGTGAGGATGGTCTACTCCAGCTTGGATGCAGTGAAGCTTGCCAAAGAAAATCTGGAGAAAAGAGTGGTTTTCTTGGGTA is from Clostridium thermarum and encodes:
- a CDS encoding HypC/HybG/HupF family hydrogenase formation chaperone → MCLGVPLRIVSIENDKEAVGEMNGIKKKIRIDLLPDIKSGDYVMVHAGFALEKIDESLAKDTMDALEEVRKMVADK